Proteins encoded by one window of Girardinichthys multiradiatus isolate DD_20200921_A chromosome 14, DD_fGirMul_XY1, whole genome shotgun sequence:
- the capgb gene encoding capping protein (actin filament), gelsolin-like b isoform X3 — MEPEADSMPEAPEDIIQMFPLQPVPGQFGPEVRNPGLWVWRVEKMKAVQLNASEVGAFYNGDSYLVLENRGEKGADLHMWIGEKSSRDEQVACAMLATQLDNFLGGDPIQHRQVQGFETPQFMELFPRGVSYKEGGIESGFRRPQGSGTVQRLYQIKGKRNIRAKEVELSWSSFNKGDCFILDLGETILSWTGSQANMFEKQKVREIASLIRDTDRHGKARVVDSSEGEEPEEMLKVLGPMPALAESTPEEDNKADASNSASLYKVSDATGSMKTTMVSEKSPFAKELLVRDDCFILDNGANGKIFVWKGHGANAEEKTVAMQIADNFIDQMKYPRMKTQVEILPQGKETIIFKQFFKNWN; from the exons ATGGAGCCGGAGGCAGACAGCATGCCTGAGGCACCAGAGGATATCATACA AATGTTCCCGCTCCAGCCAGTACCGGGTCAGTTCGGCCCAGAGGTCCGCAACCCTGGCCTTTGGGTGTGGAGGGTGGAGAAAATGAAGGCGGTGCAGCTGAATGCCTCCGAGGTGGGAGCCTTTTATAATGGAGACTCCTACTTGGTGCTGGAGAACCGGGGCGAGAAGGGAGCTGACCTCCACATGTGGATTG GAGAGAAGTCCTCTCGGGACGAGCAGGTAGCCTGTGCCATGTTGGCCACCCAGCTGGACAACTTCCTTGGTGGTGATCCCATCCAGCACAGGCAGGTTCAGGGCTTCGAGACCCCTCAGTTCATGGAGCTCTTCCCCAGAGGGGTCAGCTACAAG GAGGGTGGCATTGAGTCGGGTTTCAGGAGGCCACAGGGCAGTGGGACGGTGCAGAGGCTGTACCAGATCAAAGGGAAACGCAACATCCGTGCCAAGGAGGTGGAGCTGTCCTGGAGCAGCTTTAACAAGGGTGACTGCTTCATCCTTGACCTCGGTGAG ACAATCCTGTCATGGACCGGATCACAGGCCAACATGTTCGAGAAGCAGAAAGTGCGTGAGATTGCTTCGCTGATCAGAGACACGGACAGACATGGAAAAGCTCGCGTTGTGGACAGTTCTGAGGGGGAAGAGCCTGAGGAAATGCTGAAG GTGCTGGGTCCAATGCCAGCTCTGGCAGAAAGCACGCCGGAAGAAGACAACAAAGCCGACGCTTCCAACTCTGCATCCCTCTACAAG GTATCTGATGCCACAGGCTCCATGAAGACAACTATGGTGTCAGAGAAAAGCCCATTTGCCAAGGAGCTGCTTGTCCGGGACGACTGCTTCATTCTGGACAATGGAGCAAACGGAAAAATCTTCGTCTGGAAAG GTCATGGAGCAAATGCAGAGGAGAAGACGGTGGCCATGCAGATAGCAGACAACTTCATCGACCAAATGAAGTACCCCAGAATGAAAACACAG GTGGAGATCCTGCCTCAAGGGAAGGAGACCATCATTTTCAAGCAATTCTTCAAGAACTGGAACTAA
- the capgb gene encoding capping protein (actin filament), gelsolin-like b isoform X4, whose protein sequence is MFPLQPVPGQFGPEVRNPGLWVWRVEKMKAVQLNASEVGAFYNGDSYLVLENRGEKGADLHMWIGEKSSRDEQVACAMLATQLDNFLGGDPIQHRQVQGFETPQFMELFPRGVSYKEGGIESGFRRPQGSGTVQRLYQIKGKRNIRAKEVELSWSSFNKGDCFILDLGETILSWTGSQANMFEKQKVREIASLIRDTDRHGKARVVDSSEGEEPEEMLKVLGPMPALAESTPEEDNKADASNSASLYKVSDATGSMKTTMVSEKSPFAKELLVRDDCFILDNGANGKIFVWKGHGANAEEKTVAMQIADNFIDQMKYPRMKTQVEILPQGKETIIFKQFFKNWN, encoded by the exons ATGTTCCCGCTCCAGCCAGTACCGGGTCAGTTCGGCCCAGAGGTCCGCAACCCTGGCCTTTGGGTGTGGAGGGTGGAGAAAATGAAGGCGGTGCAGCTGAATGCCTCCGAGGTGGGAGCCTTTTATAATGGAGACTCCTACTTGGTGCTGGAGAACCGGGGCGAGAAGGGAGCTGACCTCCACATGTGGATTG GAGAGAAGTCCTCTCGGGACGAGCAGGTAGCCTGTGCCATGTTGGCCACCCAGCTGGACAACTTCCTTGGTGGTGATCCCATCCAGCACAGGCAGGTTCAGGGCTTCGAGACCCCTCAGTTCATGGAGCTCTTCCCCAGAGGGGTCAGCTACAAG GAGGGTGGCATTGAGTCGGGTTTCAGGAGGCCACAGGGCAGTGGGACGGTGCAGAGGCTGTACCAGATCAAAGGGAAACGCAACATCCGTGCCAAGGAGGTGGAGCTGTCCTGGAGCAGCTTTAACAAGGGTGACTGCTTCATCCTTGACCTCGGTGAG ACAATCCTGTCATGGACCGGATCACAGGCCAACATGTTCGAGAAGCAGAAAGTGCGTGAGATTGCTTCGCTGATCAGAGACACGGACAGACATGGAAAAGCTCGCGTTGTGGACAGTTCTGAGGGGGAAGAGCCTGAGGAAATGCTGAAG GTGCTGGGTCCAATGCCAGCTCTGGCAGAAAGCACGCCGGAAGAAGACAACAAAGCCGACGCTTCCAACTCTGCATCCCTCTACAAG GTATCTGATGCCACAGGCTCCATGAAGACAACTATGGTGTCAGAGAAAAGCCCATTTGCCAAGGAGCTGCTTGTCCGGGACGACTGCTTCATTCTGGACAATGGAGCAAACGGAAAAATCTTCGTCTGGAAAG GTCATGGAGCAAATGCAGAGGAGAAGACGGTGGCCATGCAGATAGCAGACAACTTCATCGACCAAATGAAGTACCCCAGAATGAAAACACAG GTGGAGATCCTGCCTCAAGGGAAGGAGACCATCATTTTCAAGCAATTCTTCAAGAACTGGAACTAA
- the capgb gene encoding capping protein (actin filament), gelsolin-like b isoform X2 — protein sequence MCVCVFPCLNTCFFLHCCVLPCQTCLVPASSPCLTMFPLQPVPGQFGPEVRNPGLWVWRVEKMKAVQLNASEVGAFYNGDSYLVLENRGEKGADLHMWIGEKSSRDEQVACAMLATQLDNFLGGDPIQHRQVQGFETPQFMELFPRGVSYKEGGIESGFRRPQGSGTVQRLYQIKGKRNIRAKEVELSWSSFNKGDCFILDLGETILSWTGSQANMFEKQKVREIASLIRDTDRHGKARVVDSSEGEEPEEMLKVLGPMPALAESTPEEDNKADASNSASLYKVSDATGSMKTTMVSEKSPFAKELLVRDDCFILDNGANGKIFVWKGHGANAEEKTVAMQIADNFIDQMKYPRMKTQVEILPQGKETIIFKQFFKNWN from the exons atgtgtgtgtgtgtgtttccgtGCTTAAATACGTGTTTCTTCTTGCATTGCTGCGTTCTTCCCTGTCAGACGTGTTTGGTACCTGCATCGTCACCCTGTCTAAC AATGTTCCCGCTCCAGCCAGTACCGGGTCAGTTCGGCCCAGAGGTCCGCAACCCTGGCCTTTGGGTGTGGAGGGTGGAGAAAATGAAGGCGGTGCAGCTGAATGCCTCCGAGGTGGGAGCCTTTTATAATGGAGACTCCTACTTGGTGCTGGAGAACCGGGGCGAGAAGGGAGCTGACCTCCACATGTGGATTG GAGAGAAGTCCTCTCGGGACGAGCAGGTAGCCTGTGCCATGTTGGCCACCCAGCTGGACAACTTCCTTGGTGGTGATCCCATCCAGCACAGGCAGGTTCAGGGCTTCGAGACCCCTCAGTTCATGGAGCTCTTCCCCAGAGGGGTCAGCTACAAG GAGGGTGGCATTGAGTCGGGTTTCAGGAGGCCACAGGGCAGTGGGACGGTGCAGAGGCTGTACCAGATCAAAGGGAAACGCAACATCCGTGCCAAGGAGGTGGAGCTGTCCTGGAGCAGCTTTAACAAGGGTGACTGCTTCATCCTTGACCTCGGTGAG ACAATCCTGTCATGGACCGGATCACAGGCCAACATGTTCGAGAAGCAGAAAGTGCGTGAGATTGCTTCGCTGATCAGAGACACGGACAGACATGGAAAAGCTCGCGTTGTGGACAGTTCTGAGGGGGAAGAGCCTGAGGAAATGCTGAAG GTGCTGGGTCCAATGCCAGCTCTGGCAGAAAGCACGCCGGAAGAAGACAACAAAGCCGACGCTTCCAACTCTGCATCCCTCTACAAG GTATCTGATGCCACAGGCTCCATGAAGACAACTATGGTGTCAGAGAAAAGCCCATTTGCCAAGGAGCTGCTTGTCCGGGACGACTGCTTCATTCTGGACAATGGAGCAAACGGAAAAATCTTCGTCTGGAAAG GTCATGGAGCAAATGCAGAGGAGAAGACGGTGGCCATGCAGATAGCAGACAACTTCATCGACCAAATGAAGTACCCCAGAATGAAAACACAG GTGGAGATCCTGCCTCAAGGGAAGGAGACCATCATTTTCAAGCAATTCTTCAAGAACTGGAACTAA
- the capgb gene encoding capping protein (actin filament), gelsolin-like b isoform X1, which yields MCVCVFPCLNTCFFLHCCVLPCQTCLVPASSPCLTRMFPLQPVPGQFGPEVRNPGLWVWRVEKMKAVQLNASEVGAFYNGDSYLVLENRGEKGADLHMWIGEKSSRDEQVACAMLATQLDNFLGGDPIQHRQVQGFETPQFMELFPRGVSYKEGGIESGFRRPQGSGTVQRLYQIKGKRNIRAKEVELSWSSFNKGDCFILDLGETILSWTGSQANMFEKQKVREIASLIRDTDRHGKARVVDSSEGEEPEEMLKVLGPMPALAESTPEEDNKADASNSASLYKVSDATGSMKTTMVSEKSPFAKELLVRDDCFILDNGANGKIFVWKGHGANAEEKTVAMQIADNFIDQMKYPRMKTQVEILPQGKETIIFKQFFKNWN from the exons atgtgtgtgtgtgtgtttccgtGCTTAAATACGTGTTTCTTCTTGCATTGCTGCGTTCTTCCCTGTCAGACGTGTTTGGTACCTGCATCGTCACCCTGTCTAAC CAGAATGTTCCCGCTCCAGCCAGTACCGGGTCAGTTCGGCCCAGAGGTCCGCAACCCTGGCCTTTGGGTGTGGAGGGTGGAGAAAATGAAGGCGGTGCAGCTGAATGCCTCCGAGGTGGGAGCCTTTTATAATGGAGACTCCTACTTGGTGCTGGAGAACCGGGGCGAGAAGGGAGCTGACCTCCACATGTGGATTG GAGAGAAGTCCTCTCGGGACGAGCAGGTAGCCTGTGCCATGTTGGCCACCCAGCTGGACAACTTCCTTGGTGGTGATCCCATCCAGCACAGGCAGGTTCAGGGCTTCGAGACCCCTCAGTTCATGGAGCTCTTCCCCAGAGGGGTCAGCTACAAG GAGGGTGGCATTGAGTCGGGTTTCAGGAGGCCACAGGGCAGTGGGACGGTGCAGAGGCTGTACCAGATCAAAGGGAAACGCAACATCCGTGCCAAGGAGGTGGAGCTGTCCTGGAGCAGCTTTAACAAGGGTGACTGCTTCATCCTTGACCTCGGTGAG ACAATCCTGTCATGGACCGGATCACAGGCCAACATGTTCGAGAAGCAGAAAGTGCGTGAGATTGCTTCGCTGATCAGAGACACGGACAGACATGGAAAAGCTCGCGTTGTGGACAGTTCTGAGGGGGAAGAGCCTGAGGAAATGCTGAAG GTGCTGGGTCCAATGCCAGCTCTGGCAGAAAGCACGCCGGAAGAAGACAACAAAGCCGACGCTTCCAACTCTGCATCCCTCTACAAG GTATCTGATGCCACAGGCTCCATGAAGACAACTATGGTGTCAGAGAAAAGCCCATTTGCCAAGGAGCTGCTTGTCCGGGACGACTGCTTCATTCTGGACAATGGAGCAAACGGAAAAATCTTCGTCTGGAAAG GTCATGGAGCAAATGCAGAGGAGAAGACGGTGGCCATGCAGATAGCAGACAACTTCATCGACCAAATGAAGTACCCCAGAATGAAAACACAG GTGGAGATCCTGCCTCAAGGGAAGGAGACCATCATTTTCAAGCAATTCTTCAAGAACTGGAACTAA